In one window of Deinococcus cellulosilyticus NBRC 106333 = KACC 11606 DNA:
- a CDS encoding ArsR/SmtB family transcription factor, translating to MGISGNRVLYIDGDSSLHVLKALASDTRLLILSLLSHNPMNISELAETMGLPHSTVNFNLNQLQEAGLISVQYEPGSRGSQKLCAKKYDEIILKLPGANVEAETDTVTVSMPIGNYRNFDIKPTCGLASESKIIGMFDDPRSFFEPDHVYAQILWFGQGFVEYAFPNNLPYGSVAQSLVLSMEICSEAPQYDPDWPSDITLWLNDIEVGTWTCPGDFGGTRGRLTPAWWLEDQTMYGLLKHWQVTDEGSFIDGEKLSGVTLEDLNLGSRNHIKVKIGVKDDARHKGGVNLFGRKFGNYEQDLVMRMAYRFPQDRPRVKVR from the coding sequence ATGGGCATTTCTGGAAACCGCGTCCTGTACATCGATGGAGACTCCTCTCTGCACGTCCTCAAAGCCCTGGCTTCAGACACCCGCCTGCTGATCCTCAGCTTGCTCTCCCACAACCCCATGAACATCAGTGAACTTGCTGAAACCATGGGGCTCCCCCATTCCACGGTGAACTTCAACCTGAACCAGTTGCAGGAAGCCGGACTGATCAGCGTGCAGTACGAACCGGGTTCCAGAGGTTCCCAGAAGCTCTGCGCCAAAAAATACGACGAGATCATCCTGAAACTGCCCGGGGCGAACGTTGAAGCCGAAACCGATACTGTTACTGTCTCAATGCCCATCGGAAATTACCGTAACTTTGACATCAAACCGACCTGTGGTCTTGCCAGCGAAAGCAAGATCATCGGGATGTTCGATGATCCCAGAAGTTTTTTCGAGCCCGATCATGTGTATGCCCAGATTCTGTGGTTTGGTCAGGGTTTCGTGGAGTATGCTTTCCCAAACAACCTGCCTTATGGATCGGTGGCCCAGTCCCTGGTGCTCTCCATGGAAATCTGCTCCGAAGCGCCCCAGTATGATCCAGACTGGCCTTCTGACATCACCTTGTGGCTCAATGACATCGAGGTCGGCACCTGGACCTGCCCGGGAGACTTTGGGGGTACCCGGGGCAGGCTGACCCCCGCCTGGTGGCTGGAAGACCAGACCATGTATGGCCTGCTCAAACACTGGCAGGTCACCGACGAGGGGAGTTTCATTGATGGTGAGAAACTCTCTGGTGTGACCCTTGAAGACCTGAACCTGGGCTCACGGAACCACATCAAGGTCAAAATTGGCGTGAAAGACGATGCCCGGCACAAAGGCGGGGTCAACCTGTTCGGAAGAAAATTCGGGAATTACGAGCAGGATCTGGTGATGCGCATGGCCTACCGCTTTCCCCAGGACCGCCCAAGGGTGAAGGTTCGATAA
- a CDS encoding family 43 glycosylhydrolase, whose amino-acid sequence MSNPQFKPLGVLAVMCLTVLSACNPPRVEPSLTYQNPLKVEIGNGKTVDTCADPAIIQGQKAGDSKWYIFCTTDPLNSTDRNDQGGFNFHQIPILVSDDLVNWTYKGDAFQAKPDWVKSDAGLWAPDIEYINGKYMLYYTASDTVAGGSAIGVATSDNPLGPWVDSGKPVVEPDRPPNCCENDKRWTFDPDVIRDDAGQLWIYYGSYFGGLSVRKLSADGLTSDKTSQKEIAIANRYEGAQVVKKGEYYYLIASASACCNGPLTGYSLFVGRSKSPTGPFVDQSGVDLNATNVGGTPFLAQNGNRWVGVGHNAIFTDASGQDWTVYHGVDQETPFLNTDNFTRRPVLMDPVDWANGWPVVRGGNGPSDEKMPAPAAQKGQKNHYQPEWVKPLDSGAAIAAATDEFAGNLAGWSWTREPAAAEFGIENGTLRMNVQHADLHTDSNNAAILSKAAPTGNYVVETKVKINFPADGCCFNYTQAGLVVFSDDNNFVKLVHFSNWETRQIEFAKEVGNVPANFPRYGNLVMGPPSRADQYTYLRIVKHTEGGHDLYTGFTSLDGVNWTRGGTWEHTLGGNARIGLVAMGTTDGNQHWIANFDYVRTYQLK is encoded by the coding sequence ATGTCCAACCCCCAGTTCAAACCGCTGGGTGTTCTGGCCGTCATGTGCCTGACGGTCCTGAGCGCCTGCAATCCGCCCAGAGTTGAGCCCTCTCTGACCTACCAGAATCCGCTCAAAGTCGAGATTGGCAATGGCAAGACCGTCGACACCTGCGCTGACCCTGCCATCATTCAGGGCCAGAAAGCGGGAGACAGCAAGTGGTACATCTTCTGCACCACCGATCCCCTCAACAGCACCGACCGCAATGACCAGGGGGGATTCAATTTCCACCAGATTCCCATTCTGGTGTCTGACGATCTGGTCAACTGGACTTACAAGGGAGACGCCTTCCAGGCCAAACCCGACTGGGTAAAAAGCGACGCAGGACTGTGGGCCCCTGACATCGAGTACATCAACGGCAAGTACATGCTGTACTACACAGCAAGTGACACCGTGGCAGGCGGAAGTGCCATCGGGGTGGCCACCAGTGACAACCCACTTGGCCCCTGGGTGGACAGCGGAAAACCCGTGGTGGAACCAGACCGTCCACCCAACTGCTGCGAGAACGACAAGCGCTGGACCTTTGATCCAGATGTGATCCGGGATGATGCAGGACAGCTGTGGATCTACTACGGCAGCTACTTCGGTGGACTTTCTGTGCGCAAGCTCTCTGCGGATGGCCTGACTTCAGACAAAACCAGCCAGAAGGAAATTGCCATTGCCAACCGCTATGAAGGGGCACAGGTGGTCAAAAAGGGCGAGTACTACTACCTGATTGCTTCTGCATCTGCCTGCTGCAATGGACCTTTGACCGGGTACAGCCTGTTCGTGGGACGCTCCAAGAGCCCCACCGGACCTTTTGTGGACCAGAGCGGGGTTGACCTGAACGCAACGAACGTGGGAGGAACCCCCTTCCTGGCCCAGAACGGCAACCGCTGGGTGGGGGTCGGGCACAACGCCATCTTCACCGATGCCAGTGGGCAGGACTGGACGGTGTACCACGGGGTGGATCAGGAAACACCTTTCCTGAACACCGACAATTTCACCCGCAGACCAGTCCTGATGGACCCTGTGGACTGGGCAAATGGCTGGCCCGTGGTGCGTGGAGGCAATGGCCCCTCTGACGAGAAAATGCCTGCTCCGGCAGCCCAGAAAGGCCAGAAAAACCACTACCAGCCAGAGTGGGTGAAGCCCCTGGACAGCGGTGCTGCCATTGCTGCCGCAACAGATGAATTTGCTGGAAACCTTGCAGGCTGGAGCTGGACCCGTGAACCTGCAGCTGCAGAGTTTGGCATTGAAAATGGCACGCTGCGCATGAATGTCCAGCATGCGGACCTCCACACGGACAGCAACAATGCCGCCATCCTGAGCAAAGCAGCACCCACGGGCAACTACGTGGTGGAAACAAAAGTCAAAATCAACTTCCCTGCTGATGGATGCTGCTTCAATTACACCCAGGCTGGCCTGGTGGTCTTCAGCGACGACAACAACTTCGTGAAACTGGTGCACTTTTCCAACTGGGAAACCCGCCAGATTGAATTTGCAAAAGAAGTGGGCAACGTTCCAGCCAACTTCCCCAGATATGGAAACCTGGTGATGGGACCTCCCAGCAGAGCAGACCAGTACACCTACCTGCGCATTGTGAAACACACGGAGGGTGGGCATGACCTGTACACCGGATTCACCAGCCTGGATGGTGTGAACTGGACCCGTGGTGGCACCTGGGAACACACCCTCGGAGGAAACGCCCGCATCGGTCTGGTTGCGATGGGCACCACCGATGGCAACCAGCACTGGATCGCAAACTTCGATTACGTGCGGACGTACCAGTTGAAATAA
- a CDS encoding MBL fold metallo-hydrolase: MWLKTRKIGTVQVTSLTDGQFRLDGGAMFGTVPKVLWNKLTPADELNRIALRINPLLVQMHGKNILIETGMWEGDAKFQSMFDLRRDSTVFDGLKAVGLDRTDIDLVINTHLHFDHAGRNVLEGVPAFPHARYVVQKQELEDAHHRHERNRASYYTEQYVEPIEQAGLFDVVDGDTELMSGLRVVQIPGHNLGQQAVILESEGEMLVYTADLLPTLVHAPYPYVMGYDLYPVTTLETRKKFFPEWFEKKAILAPPHDPDHAFGRLTRNPKGGFLAEPT; the protein is encoded by the coding sequence ATGTGGCTCAAAACAAGAAAGATCGGCACGGTCCAGGTGACCTCCCTGACCGATGGACAATTCAGACTGGATGGTGGGGCCATGTTTGGCACGGTCCCCAAAGTGCTCTGGAACAAGCTGACCCCTGCAGATGAACTCAATCGCATTGCCCTGCGCATCAACCCACTGCTTGTTCAGATGCATGGGAAAAACATCCTCATTGAAACCGGCATGTGGGAAGGAGACGCCAAATTCCAGAGCATGTTTGACCTTCGGCGCGATAGCACCGTGTTTGATGGTCTGAAAGCCGTGGGTCTGGACCGCACCGACATTGATCTGGTCATCAACACCCACCTGCATTTCGATCATGCCGGGCGCAATGTTCTGGAGGGTGTTCCTGCCTTCCCCCATGCAAGGTACGTGGTGCAGAAACAGGAACTTGAAGATGCCCACCACCGACATGAGCGCAACCGAGCCTCTTACTACACCGAGCAGTATGTGGAACCCATTGAGCAGGCAGGCCTTTTTGATGTGGTTGATGGTGACACAGAACTGATGTCCGGTTTGCGTGTGGTCCAGATTCCTGGTCACAATCTGGGCCAGCAGGCGGTGATTCTGGAATCGGAAGGGGAGATGCTGGTGTACACAGCAGACCTGCTCCCCACGCTGGTTCATGCTCCCTACCCTTACGTGATGGGTTATGACCTGTATCCCGTGACCACGCTGGAAACCCGCAAAAAATTCTTCCCCGAGTGGTTTGAAAAGAAAGCCATCCTGGCCCCACCCCATGATCCAGACCATGCCTTTGGTCGTCTGACCCGGAATCCAAAAGGTGGATTTCTGGCTGAGCCCACTTGA
- a CDS encoding ABC transporter substrate-binding protein — translation MKLKPLTLILAAAAVSTAHAEYTGPKVEITYLHGFTGPDRPIMEQLVKKFNDSHPNIEVKAQAQPWGTTWQQLAPLVASGRAADVVVINEDQVTGFVARGAVTPLTAADLKAGGISKANFYGPLWKTADYKGRSYGVPIHSVALAMYYNKDLMKKYGITKVPTNRAEFLAAAKACTVDKNGKNPGEAGFDAKNLNTWGAGVVNGWMGGTIAYSVLRQNGVNLVDKNLNAAFNTAAGQEAIQFLVDQVGKYQTSPANATEQSEINAFRQGKACFNFNGVWMLEQYKGQAGLNFGIAPFPQLGTKMKAAWGGSSHLTLPKQRAGYDKNKRLAALEFIGWMTKPEQNLFWTQAGGLPTQAKVAADKSYDNNPISGLFEGLPNVYATSGYPWVGQVRGAWDAAVEAAILGKKTVKDALEDGQAEANKQIEQARKSLQ, via the coding sequence ATGAAACTCAAACCCCTAACCCTGATTCTGGCTGCCGCCGCCGTATCCACCGCCCATGCTGAGTACACTGGCCCCAAAGTGGAAATCACCTACCTGCACGGCTTCACCGGCCCGGACCGCCCCATCATGGAGCAACTGGTCAAGAAGTTCAACGACAGCCACCCCAACATTGAAGTGAAAGCCCAGGCCCAGCCCTGGGGCACCACCTGGCAACAGCTTGCTCCGCTGGTTGCTTCTGGCCGTGCTGCCGACGTGGTGGTCATCAACGAAGACCAGGTCACCGGATTCGTTGCCCGTGGTGCCGTGACCCCCCTGACTGCAGCCGACCTCAAAGCAGGTGGCATCAGCAAGGCCAACTTCTACGGCCCCCTGTGGAAAACCGCCGATTACAAAGGCCGCAGCTACGGTGTGCCCATCCACTCTGTCGCTCTCGCCATGTACTACAACAAGGACCTGATGAAGAAGTACGGCATCACCAAGGTCCCCACCAACCGCGCCGAGTTCCTCGCTGCTGCCAAGGCCTGCACCGTGGACAAGAACGGCAAGAACCCCGGTGAAGCTGGATTCGACGCCAAAAACCTCAACACCTGGGGTGCGGGTGTGGTCAACGGCTGGATGGGCGGCACCATCGCCTACTCCGTGCTGCGCCAGAACGGTGTGAACCTCGTGGACAAGAACCTCAACGCTGCCTTCAACACCGCAGCAGGTCAGGAAGCCATCCAGTTTCTGGTGGACCAGGTCGGCAAGTACCAGACCTCTCCTGCCAACGCCACCGAGCAGAGTGAAATCAACGCCTTCCGCCAGGGCAAAGCCTGCTTCAACTTCAACGGTGTGTGGATGCTCGAACAGTACAAAGGTCAGGCAGGCCTGAACTTCGGCATCGCCCCTTTCCCCCAGCTTGGCACCAAGATGAAAGCCGCATGGGGCGGATCAAGCCACCTGACCCTGCCCAAACAGCGCGCTGGCTACGACAAGAACAAGCGTCTGGCTGCCCTGGAATTCATCGGGTGGATGACCAAGCCTGAGCAGAACCTGTTCTGGACCCAGGCCGGTGGCCTCCCCACCCAGGCCAAAGTCGCAGCCGACAAGTCCTACGACAACAACCCCATCAGTGGACTCTTTGAAGGCCTCCCCAACGTGTACGCCACCTCTGGCTACCCCTGGGTTGGTCAGGTGCGCGGCGCATGGGACGCTGCTGTTGAAGCGGCCATCCTCGGCAAGAAGACCGTGAAAGACGCTCTGGAAGACGGCCAGGCCGAAGCCAACAAGCAGATTGAACAGGCACGCAAGTCCCTGCAGTAA
- a CDS encoding carbohydrate ABC transporter permease, whose protein sequence is MSEITSNTSVPRKRSRKLSYNTTHPLLPWLYLLPHAIFFLGFIVFPVFYGIYISVHRWDPLSESQPFVGMEFYANLFKAGTPQSEFFWKTFINTTIFTVVSVPLLVGTSIGLAALLFKPIFGRAFFRSIFFMPGILAVSVMGILWRWLFENQSGLVNIILTEYLKLPGIPFLTTEGWAWVPIVLGTVWWTIGFNMTLYLAAMNNIPKAIYEAAEIDGATGFQQFRYITWPNLSSTTLFVVVTTVLASFQLFGQPQLITSGGPTRSTQSVIMYITEEAFSNNQFSSAAAMSFVFGLIMLIFTAFQFWLQTRDLRGSKK, encoded by the coding sequence ATGAGTGAAATCACAAGCAACACCTCTGTTCCAAGAAAGCGCAGCAGAAAGCTTTCCTACAACACCACCCACCCACTGCTCCCCTGGTTGTACCTGCTGCCCCATGCCATTTTTTTCCTCGGGTTCATTGTTTTCCCGGTCTTTTACGGGATCTACATCAGCGTGCACCGCTGGGACCCCCTGTCAGAAAGCCAGCCCTTCGTGGGCATGGAATTTTATGCCAACCTCTTCAAGGCAGGCACCCCACAAAGTGAGTTCTTCTGGAAGACCTTTATCAACACCACCATTTTCACCGTGGTCAGTGTTCCCCTGCTGGTCGGCACCTCCATCGGACTGGCCGCCCTGCTGTTCAAACCCATTTTCGGTCGGGCTTTTTTCCGCTCCATCTTTTTCATGCCTGGCATCCTCGCAGTTTCCGTGATGGGCATTCTGTGGCGGTGGCTCTTTGAGAACCAGAGCGGTCTGGTGAACATCATCCTCACCGAGTACCTGAAACTGCCCGGCATCCCTTTCCTCACCACCGAAGGCTGGGCCTGGGTGCCCATCGTGCTCGGGACGGTCTGGTGGACCATCGGTTTCAACATGACCCTGTACCTTGCTGCCATGAACAACATCCCCAAGGCCATCTACGAGGCAGCAGAGATTGACGGGGCCACCGGATTCCAGCAGTTCAGGTACATCACCTGGCCCAACCTGTCCTCCACAACGCTGTTCGTGGTGGTGACCACCGTGCTCGCTTCCTTCCAGCTTTTCGGTCAACCCCAGCTCATCACCTCCGGTGGACCCACCCGTTCCACCCAGTCGGTGATCATGTACATCACCGAAGAGGCCTTCTCCAACAACCAGTTCTCCAGTGCAGCGGCCATGAGTTTCGTGTTTGGCCTGATCATGCTGATCTTCACGGCCTTCCAGTTCTGGCTGCAGACCCGTGACCTGAGAGGGAGCAAGAAATGA
- a CDS encoding glycoside hydrolase family 2 protein has protein sequence MSLDALHPRPQLQRGSWVSLDGWWQFSADPGLEHCHPKTVEFSQNILVPYAPESPRSGIQDETPHHSVWYRTHLTLDSTLIPGPAERLILHFGAVDHEARIWINGEFVGEHIGGYTPFSLDITEHASAEMLDIAVQAKDHPQDMSLPRGKQDWLRESHSIWYPRTTGIWRTVWLEKAPAQRIEKIHWTPSVERFQITYRVVLSKPGAARLRVRLYLRGELIAEDTSLVKSTDLKRTICLSDPGIDDVRDDYMWSPEHPQLIDAELALLDENGNVLDEVTSYTALRSVEARDNLFYLNGRPYYLRLVLDQGYWTQGHATASPEELRRDVELTKQLGFNGVRKHQKIEDPRFLYHADRMGLLVWTEMPSPYAFTPEAIDRVTREWLRVIDRDYSHPCVVAWVTFNESWGVPDLPLIDEQRQFVKALYHLTHAFDPTRPVIGNDGWEHVVTDIFSIHDYEARTEVIERNYADPQILQTFMPGRRKLLVGDAKVTDQPYMLTEFGGIAYTETPQKGWGYSTAQSSEDFIERYEKLLAAVHDSPVLSGFCYTQLTDTFQEINGVLDMDRRPKAPIERFAKANKGNKMVHADPNPLQYSPRWLKKQPQTESATSQARSDSPLV, from the coding sequence ATGTCTCTAGATGCACTACACCCCAGACCGCAGCTTCAACGCGGCTCCTGGGTGTCATTGGACGGATGGTGGCAGTTCAGCGCGGACCCCGGGCTGGAGCATTGTCATCCCAAAACAGTCGAATTTTCTCAAAACATTCTGGTGCCCTACGCCCCTGAGTCTCCACGCAGTGGCATCCAGGACGAAACCCCCCACCACAGCGTCTGGTACAGGACACACCTGACCCTGGACAGCACCCTCATCCCCGGACCTGCAGAACGCCTGATTCTGCATTTCGGAGCCGTGGACCATGAGGCCCGCATCTGGATCAATGGCGAGTTTGTCGGAGAGCACATCGGTGGCTACACCCCATTCTCACTGGACATCACCGAGCACGCCTCAGCCGAGATGCTGGACATTGCTGTGCAGGCCAAAGACCACCCGCAGGACATGTCCCTTCCCAGGGGCAAACAGGACTGGCTCAGAGAATCCCACTCCATCTGGTACCCCAGAACCACCGGGATCTGGAGAACCGTCTGGCTCGAAAAAGCACCTGCCCAGCGCATCGAAAAGATCCACTGGACCCCCAGCGTTGAACGCTTCCAGATCACATACCGGGTGGTGCTCAGCAAACCAGGAGCCGCAAGACTCCGTGTCCGGCTTTACCTGCGTGGCGAACTGATTGCAGAAGACACCAGTCTGGTGAAATCCACCGACCTGAAGCGCACCATCTGCCTCTCTGATCCTGGCATCGACGATGTCCGCGACGATTACATGTGGAGCCCCGAGCACCCCCAGCTGATCGATGCGGAGCTTGCCCTGCTCGACGAAAACGGCAACGTTCTGGACGAAGTCACCTCTTACACCGCCCTGCGCAGCGTGGAAGCCAGGGACAACCTGTTCTACCTCAATGGCCGTCCTTATTACCTGCGTCTGGTGCTTGATCAGGGCTACTGGACCCAGGGGCACGCCACCGCCAGCCCTGAAGAACTGCGCCGGGATGTGGAGCTCACCAAACAACTCGGCTTCAATGGGGTGCGCAAGCACCAGAAGATCGAAGATCCCCGTTTCCTGTACCACGCAGACAGAATGGGCCTGCTGGTCTGGACCGAGATGCCCAGCCCCTACGCCTTCACGCCCGAAGCCATTGACCGGGTCACCCGTGAATGGCTCAGGGTCATCGACAGAGATTATTCTCATCCCTGTGTGGTAGCCTGGGTCACCTTCAATGAATCCTGGGGCGTGCCCGACCTGCCCCTCATCGACGAACAACGCCAGTTCGTGAAGGCCCTCTATCACCTGACCCACGCCTTTGACCCCACCCGACCCGTGATCGGCAACGATGGCTGGGAGCATGTCGTCACCGACATCTTCTCGATCCACGATTACGAGGCCAGAACCGAGGTCATTGAGCGAAACTACGCAGACCCCCAGATCCTGCAGACCTTCATGCCTGGACGCAGGAAGCTGCTGGTGGGAGACGCAAAAGTCACCGATCAGCCTTACATGCTCACGGAGTTTGGCGGCATCGCCTACACCGAGACCCCCCAGAAAGGCTGGGGTTACAGCACCGCCCAGAGCAGCGAAGACTTCATTGAGCGCTACGAGAAACTGCTGGCCGCCGTGCATGACAGCCCGGTGCTCTCCGGGTTCTGCTACACCCAGCTCACAGACACCTTCCAGGAAATCAACGGTGTGCTGGACATGGACCGTCGTCCCAAGGCCCCCATCGAGCGTTTTGCGAAGGCCAACAAAGGCAACAAGATGGTCCACGCGGACCCCAACCCCCTGCAATATTCCCCCAGATGGCTGAAAAAACAGCCCCAGACCGAATCCGCAACTTCCCAGGCCCGTTCCGATTCCCCTCTCGTCTGA